The following proteins are encoded in a genomic region of Candidatus Kryptobacter tengchongensis:
- a CDS encoding glutamate-1-semialdehyde 2,1-aminomutase — protein MKKTKSKTLYTKAQSLIPGGVNSPVRAFKSVNSTPLFISKASGSKIWDVDGNKFIDYVMSWGPLILGHSHPEVISAVKGILKNGTSYGAPTEIEVKMAELINKMMPTVELVRMVNSGTEATMSAIRLARAYTGRKKIIKFEGCYHGHADSFLVKAGSGATTLGIPSSPGVPDEIASLTLNARYNDVKSVEKLIEENKNEIACIIVEPVAGNMGVVPPKDGFLEKLRQICDRENILLVFDEVITGFRLAPGGAQEYFGVKADLTTLGKIIGGGFPVGAYGGRKEIMELVAPSGPVYQAGTLSGNPIAMTAGYTTLKILYENRKTFYKRLESKARTLAESFKEIANKNGVKVQINQIGSMLTVFFNDGEVYDYDSALRSDTRKFARFFNLMLENGIYLPPSQFEAMFLSSAHTDEDIEKTIDAFEKVILKL, from the coding sequence ATGAAAAAAACTAAAAGTAAAACACTTTACACAAAAGCACAATCTTTAATCCCCGGAGGAGTGAATTCACCAGTTAGAGCATTTAAATCTGTAAATTCAACCCCTCTTTTTATTTCAAAGGCATCCGGTTCAAAAATTTGGGATGTTGATGGAAATAAATTTATTGATTATGTGATGTCTTGGGGACCGCTCATACTTGGACATTCACATCCAGAGGTTATTTCTGCAGTTAAAGGTATTTTGAAGAACGGGACAAGTTATGGTGCTCCAACTGAAATTGAAGTTAAGATGGCAGAATTGATAAATAAAATGATGCCAACAGTTGAGCTTGTCAGAATGGTTAATTCTGGGACTGAGGCAACGATGAGCGCAATTCGCCTTGCGAGGGCGTATACAGGAAGAAAGAAAATAATAAAATTTGAAGGTTGCTATCACGGACATGCAGATAGTTTTCTTGTTAAGGCTGGCTCAGGTGCAACAACGCTCGGGATACCAAGTAGTCCTGGGGTTCCTGATGAGATTGCGTCGCTTACATTAAACGCAAGATATAATGATGTTAAATCGGTTGAAAAATTGATAGAAGAAAATAAGAATGAAATTGCCTGTATAATTGTTGAACCAGTTGCTGGGAATATGGGTGTTGTTCCACCAAAAGATGGCTTCCTGGAAAAACTGCGCCAAATTTGTGATAGGGAGAATATCCTTCTTGTTTTTGATGAAGTTATAACTGGATTCCGGCTTGCACCGGGCGGGGCTCAGGAATATTTTGGCGTCAAGGCTGACCTTACAACTCTTGGCAAAATTATAGGTGGAGGTTTCCCGGTTGGAGCTTATGGTGGAAGAAAGGAAATCATGGAACTTGTTGCTCCTTCTGGACCTGTATATCAAGCGGGAACTTTGTCTGGAAACCCAATTGCGATGACGGCTGGATACACTACATTGAAAATTTTATATGAGAATAGAAAAACTTTTTATAAACGGCTTGAAAGTAAAGCGAGAACCCTTGCTGAAAGTTTCAAAGAGATTGCCAATAAAAATGGCGTTAAAGTTCAAATTAATCAAATCGGCTCAATGTTAACTGTGTTTTTCAATGATGGCGAAGTTTATGATTATGATTCAGCTTTGAGGTCGGATACGAGAAAATTTGCAAGGTTTTTCAATTTAATGCTTGAAAATGGAATTTATCTACCTCCATCACAATTTGAAGCGATGTTTTTATCATCAGCGCATACGGATGAAGACATAGAAAAAACTATTGATGCATTTGAAAAGGTAATTTTGAAATTATAA
- a CDS encoding Endonuclease IV, whose amino-acid sequence MKNSNRLNIGAHISISGGLDKSVSRAVKIGCETIQIFTKSNAQWRARKLNKKEIEKFHSELYKFQIYPVIVHSSYLINLCASDKEILKKSRDSFVQELKRCESIGAMCLVLHPGAHLGKGEDYGIKLTAESLNIAHEKTKNFKTLTVIELTAGQGTTIGYRFEQVRKIIDLIEDKNRIGVCVDTCHIFSAGYDIRSEKGCENVFKEFDEIIGIDKIKVFHLNDSKRELNSRVDRHFHIGKGKIGKSAFRFIMQNPIFKNIPKIIETPKGYDDKLDIMNLSTLRKLAVKY is encoded by the coding sequence ATGAAAAATTCAAATAGGTTAAACATCGGAGCCCATATCTCAATAAGTGGCGGTCTTGATAAATCTGTTTCAAGAGCTGTAAAAATCGGATGTGAAACAATTCAAATATTCACCAAAAGCAACGCCCAATGGAGGGCAAGAAAATTAAACAAAAAAGAAATAGAAAAATTCCATTCCGAACTCTACAAATTTCAAATTTACCCCGTCATCGTCCACAGTTCATATCTTATAAATCTGTGTGCAAGCGATAAAGAAATACTCAAAAAGTCAAGGGATTCGTTTGTTCAAGAACTAAAAAGATGCGAAAGCATTGGCGCAATGTGCCTTGTTTTACATCCCGGGGCTCATCTTGGAAAGGGGGAAGATTATGGAATTAAATTAACAGCAGAATCCTTGAACATCGCCCACGAGAAAACGAAAAACTTTAAAACTCTAACCGTAATTGAGTTAACAGCTGGACAAGGCACTACGATAGGATATAGATTTGAACAGGTGAGAAAAATAATTGACCTCATTGAGGATAAAAATCGCATCGGTGTGTGCGTTGATACATGTCATATATTTTCAGCTGGCTATGATATAAGAAGCGAGAAAGGATGTGAAAATGTTTTTAAGGAATTTGACGAAATAATTGGCATTGATAAAATAAAAGTCTTTCACCTCAATGATTCAAAACGAGAACTAAATTCACGGGTTGATAGACATTTTCATATCGGAAAGGGTAAAATCGGTAAAAGCGCATTTCGTTTCATAATGCAAAATCCAATATTCAAAAACATCCCCAAAATAATTGAGACCCCGAAAGGTTATGATGATAAACTTGATATAATGAATCTATCAACTTTGCGAAAACTTGCTGTGAAATATTAA
- a CDS encoding DNA repair protein RadA/Sms, producing the protein MAKQKTHFVCQNCGYISLKWMGRCPECNEWNTMVEEIIMPEDKLQEQISLLKQPAIAVDIDKIELKEDERIKTGIAELDRVLGGGIVPGSVVLIAGDPGVGKSTLMTQIVPGLKGKKILYVTGEESVKQLKLRTERLNFPKSFQSKNFLVLAETNLNLVINVIEETNPDIIIIDSIQTMYRPELESAPGSVSQVRECASVLMQMAKNTGKSILLVGHVTKDGLIAGPKVLEHMVDTVLQFEGERHQSYRILRAVKNRFGSTNEIGIFEMTTEGLKEVKNPSEIFLSERTFGASGSSVVACIEGTRPLLVEVQALVSPASYGTPQRTSIGFDYHRLSVLLAVLEKKVGIRLGGHDVFIKIVGGLRIEEPAVDLGVVTAIVSSLKDIPVDSQSVVVGEVGLAGEVRSVTQIEKRIQESAKLGFKKIIIPKNNMRGLKVETEIEVVGVRKVNQALEELLNI; encoded by the coding sequence ATGGCAAAACAGAAAACACATTTCGTCTGCCAAAATTGTGGATACATTTCACTTAAGTGGATGGGTAGATGTCCCGAATGCAATGAATGGAACACTATGGTTGAGGAGATAATAATGCCAGAGGATAAATTACAGGAGCAGATTTCACTTTTAAAACAGCCCGCTATAGCGGTTGATATTGATAAAATTGAACTTAAAGAAGATGAAAGAATAAAAACTGGGATAGCTGAGCTTGACCGTGTTCTTGGTGGAGGGATTGTCCCTGGCTCTGTGGTTTTAATAGCTGGTGACCCCGGGGTTGGGAAATCAACCCTGATGACGCAGATAGTCCCGGGTTTGAAGGGGAAAAAAATTCTTTATGTCACAGGTGAGGAATCTGTAAAACAGCTTAAACTTAGAACCGAGAGATTAAACTTCCCTAAATCATTTCAATCCAAGAATTTTCTTGTCCTTGCTGAGACAAATTTAAATCTTGTCATAAATGTTATTGAGGAAACCAATCCAGATATAATTATCATTGATTCAATTCAAACTATGTATAGACCTGAACTTGAAAGTGCCCCCGGAAGTGTTAGTCAAGTTCGTGAATGTGCTTCGGTGTTAATGCAGATGGCAAAAAATACGGGCAAGTCCATCCTTCTTGTTGGGCATGTAACGAAAGATGGATTAATTGCTGGTCCGAAGGTTCTTGAGCATATGGTTGATACTGTTTTACAATTTGAAGGTGAGAGGCATCAATCTTACAGAATTTTAAGAGCTGTGAAAAATAGATTTGGTTCAACGAATGAGATTGGGATTTTTGAGATGACCACGGAAGGTTTAAAGGAGGTTAAAAATCCATCAGAGATATTTCTTTCAGAGAGAACATTTGGAGCTTCTGGTTCCTCAGTTGTGGCGTGTATAGAGGGGACCAGACCCCTTCTTGTGGAAGTTCAAGCTCTTGTTTCTCCTGCAAGTTATGGAACGCCACAGAGGACATCAATTGGATTTGATTATCATCGCCTTTCTGTTCTTCTTGCTGTGCTTGAGAAAAAAGTTGGGATAAGGTTAGGGGGGCATGATGTGTTTATAAAAATTGTCGGTGGTTTAAGAATTGAAGAACCTGCGGTTGACCTTGGCGTTGTGACGGCAATTGTTTCAAGTTTGAAAGATATACCTGTTGATTCGCAATCCGTTGTAGTCGGTGAGGTTGGACTTGCTGGTGAAGTTAGGTCAGTTACTCAGATTGAGAAAAGGATTCAGGAATCTGCTAAACTTGGTTTCAAAAAAATTATCATTCCAAAAAATAATATGCGTGGTCTGAAAGTTGAAACCGAAATTGAAGTGGTTGGCGTAAGAAAGGTTAATCAGGCGCTTGAGGAACTTTTAAACATTTAA
- a CDS encoding archaemetzincin: MIKLDICLIKVGAVEDAVIEVLSKGLRAYFEWNIKPVAEIEIPSQSYNRFRGQFNSSLILHQIKRQINREECSFVLAITGVDLYVEGLNFVFGEADPVNRICIISTHRLRQEFYGDKPNQKLFEKRVLTEAVHEIGHLLNLKHCSNPNCVMFFSNSILDTDRKGFLFCNGCRSKFKILK, encoded by the coding sequence ATGATTAAACTTGATATTTGTCTTATCAAGGTTGGTGCTGTTGAAGATGCAGTCATTGAGGTTTTGTCAAAGGGATTAAGAGCATATTTTGAATGGAATATAAAACCGGTTGCAGAGATTGAAATTCCATCTCAAAGTTACAATCGTTTCAGGGGGCAATTTAATTCATCTTTGATACTTCATCAAATTAAAAGGCAGATTAATCGGGAAGAATGTTCTTTTGTCCTTGCAATTACGGGGGTTGATTTATATGTTGAGGGTTTAAATTTTGTCTTTGGTGAGGCTGACCCAGTTAATAGAATTTGCATCATTTCAACGCACAGATTAAGGCAGGAGTTTTACGGGGATAAACCGAATCAAAAACTTTTTGAGAAAAGAGTTTTGACTGAAGCAGTTCATGAAATAGGGCATTTATTAAACCTTAAACATTGTTCAAATCCGAATTGTGTTATGTTTTTCTCAAATTCAATACTTGACACGGATAGGAAAGGTTTCTTATTTTGTAATGGATGCAGAAGCAAATTTAAAATTTTAAAATGA
- a CDS encoding diaminopimelate decarboxylase: MLHFYYKSDELYCEEVPIRKIAEEFGTPIYIYSKAQITQNFELLKNSLRNSKILYALKANSNPSILKILSKLGAGADTVSAGEIYIALNSGFKPEKISFAGVGKYDDEIKFALENDIFSLNIESPQELLIVNEIAKSLNKTARILIRVNPDINAQTHPYISTGIKTSKFGIDPNEAIDVFKKATNLTNVELLGIHTHIGSQIVSVEPFVETAEFILRYIEKLEKNGVKISHIDFGGGLGVKYKNVIVNDKLPFEENDDKELNPELFANEILPILEKTGCELIFEPGRFIIANAGIIVGKVLYTKKSKVKNFIITDISMTELIRPALYKAYHQIVPVI; this comes from the coding sequence TTGCTTCATTTTTATTACAAATCTGATGAACTCTACTGTGAGGAAGTCCCTATTAGAAAAATAGCTGAAGAATTTGGAACGCCCATTTATATCTACAGCAAGGCACAGATAACCCAAAACTTTGAGTTATTGAAAAATTCACTCCGCAACTCAAAAATTTTATACGCTCTTAAAGCAAATTCAAACCCATCAATACTTAAAATTTTAAGCAAACTTGGGGCTGGAGCTGACACTGTCTCGGCTGGGGAAATTTATATCGCCCTAAACTCTGGCTTCAAACCAGAGAAAATATCATTCGCAGGGGTTGGGAAATACGACGATGAGATAAAATTTGCACTTGAAAATGACATTTTCTCACTCAACATTGAATCACCGCAAGAGCTTCTCATAGTGAATGAAATTGCAAAAAGTTTAAACAAAACAGCCAGAATTTTAATCCGGGTAAATCCCGATATCAATGCCCAAACCCACCCATATATATCAACGGGGATAAAAACAAGCAAATTTGGAATCGATCCAAACGAGGCAATTGATGTTTTTAAAAAAGCAACTAACCTAACAAATGTTGAACTTCTTGGAATTCATACTCATATCGGCTCCCAAATAGTCAGTGTTGAACCATTCGTTGAAACAGCGGAATTTATCCTGCGGTATATTGAAAAACTTGAGAAAAACGGAGTGAAAATTTCACATATTGATTTTGGTGGTGGGCTTGGTGTGAAATATAAAAATGTGATCGTCAATGACAAACTGCCATTTGAAGAAAACGATGATAAAGAACTAAACCCCGAACTTTTTGCAAACGAAATTTTACCAATTCTTGAAAAAACTGGATGTGAGCTCATCTTTGAACCAGGGAGATTTATAATTGCAAACGCCGGCATAATCGTTGGAAAAGTTCTCTACACAAAAAAAAGCAAAGTCAAGAATTTTATAATAACCGATATCTCAATGACCGAACTTATAAGACCAGCTCTTTACAAAGCTTATCATCAAATCGTCCCTGTTATTTAA
- a CDS encoding superoxide dismutase, Fe-Mn family: MPYEAKNFDHLLGTPGFSDQLLKNHFTLYQGYVTNTNKLADILAQMVKEGKTGTPEYAEVKRRFGWEFNGMRLHEYYFGNMIKGGKELDKGSAFYKKLTEDFGSYENWEKDFKASGTMRGIGWVVLYLDPIANRLFNTWINEHDLGHLAGSIPLLIMDVFEHAYMIDYGLKKADYIEAFFKAIDWSVVVNRFNNAPKVTL, from the coding sequence ATGCCTTACGAAGCGAAGAACTTTGACCACCTTCTCGGAACGCCTGGGTTCAGTGACCAGCTTTTGAAAAATCACTTTACGCTCTACCAAGGTTATGTAACGAATACAAACAAGCTTGCAGATATACTTGCTCAAATGGTAAAGGAGGGGAAAACAGGAACGCCTGAATATGCAGAGGTGAAAAGAAGGTTTGGTTGGGAATTCAATGGAATGAGACTTCATGAATACTATTTCGGGAACATGATAAAAGGTGGGAAAGAACTTGACAAGGGTTCAGCTTTTTATAAAAAATTAACGGAAGATTTTGGCTCATATGAGAATTGGGAAAAGGATTTTAAAGCATCAGGCACAATGAGAGGAATCGGCTGGGTTGTTCTCTATCTTGACCCAATTGCAAACAGGTTATTTAATACTTGGATAAATGAACATGACCTTGGTCATCTTGCCGGCTCAATTCCACTTTTAATTATGGATGTTTTTGAGCATGCTTATATGATTGATTACGGATTGAAGAAAGCTGATTATATTGAAGCGTTTTTTAAAGCAATTGATTGGTCTGTTGTTGTAAATAGATTTAATAACGCACCAAAGGTGACATTGTAA
- a CDS encoding XTP/dITP diphosphohydrolase, with protein sequence MKLVLATKNKHKVEEIKQILKIYLDDELYSRIEILSAGDFIGVPEIEEDGKTYIENALKKAKEIHKFTGLPSIADDSGIEVDFLNGEPGVYSARYAGLRATDEENNRKLLKKLEGVPLEKRTATFKCVIAYVNKNEEKIFEGETKGKVIFEPRGMGGFGYDPLFVPDGYELTYAEMPEDLKNKISHRSKAIQKFAEFLTLILKTKAGLE encoded by the coding sequence ATGAAATTAGTTCTTGCCACGAAAAACAAGCACAAAGTTGAGGAGATAAAGCAAATTTTAAAAATTTATCTTGATGATGAGTTGTATTCTCGGATAGAAATTTTAAGTGCTGGTGATTTCATAGGAGTCCCAGAAATTGAAGAGGATGGAAAAACATATATTGAAAATGCTCTTAAGAAGGCAAAAGAGATTCATAAATTTACCGGTCTTCCCTCAATTGCTGATGACAGTGGTATTGAAGTTGATTTTTTAAATGGTGAGCCAGGGGTATATTCGGCAAGATATGCAGGGTTAAGGGCAACGGATGAAGAGAATAACAGGAAACTTTTGAAAAAACTTGAAGGCGTTCCGCTTGAGAAGAGAACCGCTACATTTAAATGTGTGATCGCCTATGTTAATAAAAATGAAGAGAAAATTTTTGAAGGAGAAACGAAAGGTAAAGTCATCTTTGAACCCAGAGGGATGGGAGGCTTCGGATATGATCCTCTTTTTGTCCCAGATGGATATGAATTGACTTATGCAGAGATGCCGGAAGATTTAAAAAACAAGATAAGCCATAGATCAAAGGCAATTCAAAAATTTGCCGAATTTCTTACGCTGATTTTAAAAACAAAAGCTGGTTTGGAATGA
- a CDS encoding cysteine desulfurase / selenocysteine lyase: MKEQHQEILTTRIDLEKIRNDFPILNRIINGHQVIYFDNAATTQRPRQVIEAVKNFYETMNANIHRAVHTLSYEATVAYEEAHKKVAKFINARSWREIVFTRNATEAVNLVAYAWGLANLKEGDEIVVTIMEHHSNIVPWQWLRKFKGITLKFVDITDDGYLKIDEFEKLITEKTKLVGVVHASNVLGTINPVKDIVKIAKSKGSYVLIDGAQSAPHIKIDVQDIGCDFFVASGHKMLGPTGIGFLYARREILEQMEPFLYGGDMISTVTIEGATWNELPWKFEAGTPNVAGGIGLGVAVDYLQSIGIDKVFEHEKELLNYAFEKMVDIPDIEIYGPKKNRLGVISFNIRGIHPHDIAGVLDQHGIAVRSGNHCTQPLLARLGVDNTVRASFYIYNTFEEIDRFVEALKKAVKIFKR; encoded by the coding sequence ATGAAAGAGCAACATCAAGAAATTTTAACAACGAGAATTGATCTTGAGAAAATCAGAAACGATTTCCCCATCTTGAATCGGATTATTAATGGACATCAAGTTATTTATTTTGACAATGCAGCGACAACACAAAGACCAAGACAGGTTATTGAGGCAGTTAAAAATTTTTATGAAACCATGAATGCAAACATTCACAGGGCGGTGCATACTTTGAGTTATGAAGCAACCGTTGCTTATGAAGAAGCACATAAGAAAGTCGCCAAATTTATCAATGCTCGCTCATGGCGTGAAATAGTTTTTACAAGGAATGCAACAGAAGCTGTCAATCTTGTTGCTTATGCGTGGGGGTTAGCAAATTTGAAAGAGGGAGATGAAATAGTTGTCACAATCATGGAACATCACTCAAATATCGTCCCTTGGCAATGGCTTAGAAAATTTAAAGGTATAACTTTAAAATTTGTTGATATCACGGATGATGGTTATTTAAAAATTGATGAATTTGAAAAATTGATAACCGAAAAAACAAAGCTCGTTGGTGTAGTCCATGCTTCAAATGTTCTTGGGACTATCAACCCGGTTAAAGACATAGTTAAAATCGCAAAGTCTAAGGGAAGCTATGTTTTAATTGATGGAGCGCAATCAGCTCCGCATATAAAAATTGATGTTCAGGATATAGGATGTGACTTTTTTGTTGCGTCAGGGCATAAGATGCTTGGACCAACTGGGATAGGTTTTCTTTATGCTCGGCGTGAGATACTTGAGCAAATGGAGCCATTTCTTTATGGTGGAGATATGATAAGCACTGTTACAATTGAAGGTGCAACTTGGAATGAGTTGCCGTGGAAATTTGAAGCTGGGACGCCAAATGTTGCTGGTGGTATTGGACTTGGTGTAGCTGTTGATTATTTGCAGAGCATCGGAATAGATAAAGTTTTTGAGCATGAAAAAGAGTTGTTAAATTACGCTTTTGAAAAAATGGTAGATATTCCTGATATAGAAATTTACGGACCTAAGAAGAATCGGCTTGGTGTTATCTCGTTCAACATTCGGGGTATTCATCCGCATGATATTGCTGGCGTTCTTGATCAACACGGTATCGCTGTTCGTTCAGGGAATCACTGTACCCAACCACTTCTTGCACGGCTTGGGGTTGATAACACAGTGAGGGCAAGTTTCTACATTTACAATACATTTGAAGAAATTGACAGATTTGTTGAAGCTTTGAAAAAAGCTGTTAAAATTTTCAAAAGATAA
- a CDS encoding nitrogen fixation protein NifU, protein MEILLDHYQNPRNFGHLENPDIVHEEGNPSCGDQIRIEIKLEDNKIADIKFTGKGCTISQASASILTEIVKGKSLDEVKNFSKEDMLNALGIPISPIRLKCALLGLKVLKAGIYGINTWPGEED, encoded by the coding sequence ATGGAAATCCTTCTTGACCATTATCAAAACCCGAGAAACTTTGGGCACCTTGAAAATCCAGACATAGTTCACGAGGAGGGGAATCCTTCGTGTGGTGATCAGATAAGAATTGAAATTAAACTTGAAGATAACAAAATAGCTGATATTAAATTTACGGGGAAAGGCTGCACGATAAGTCAGGCGTCAGCTTCAATTCTTACAGAAATTGTTAAGGGGAAATCGCTTGATGAGGTTAAAAATTTTAGCAAGGAAGATATGCTTAATGCTCTTGGAATACCAATCAGTCCGATAAGGCTGAAGTGTGCACTTCTTGGATTAAAGGTTTTAAAGGCTGGTATTTATGGGATTAACACCTGGCCTGGTGAAGAGGATTAA
- a CDS encoding iron-sulfur cluster assembly protein, whose product MEQIGQEQIEKIKITDRAAKEIKQIIQDNNIPAEYALRVGVKAGGCSGFSYVLLFDEVRENDVVFLSNGIKVTIDPKSLFYLEGTELDFIDSLMGRGFVFHNPNATRSCGCGHSFSV is encoded by the coding sequence ATGGAGCAGATAGGTCAGGAACAAATTGAAAAAATCAAAATTACAGATAGAGCAGCTAAGGAAATAAAACAAATCATTCAAGATAACAATATCCCTGCGGAATATGCTTTGAGAGTTGGTGTAAAGGCGGGAGGATGTTCGGGGTTTTCGTATGTTTTGTTATTTGATGAGGTAAGAGAGAATGATGTTGTGTTTTTATCAAATGGGATAAAGGTGACCATTGATCCCAAGAGCTTATTTTATCTTGAGGGAACGGAGCTTGATTTTATTGATAGTTTAATGGGGCGTGGTTTTGTTTTCCATAATCCAAATGCAACAAGAAGCTGTGGCTGTGGTCATTCGTTCTCTGTGTAA
- a CDS encoding MtN3 and saliva related transmembrane protein: MKETLGLIGLIAIVVCWIPQTYESIKRGYTNMNLYFLLIYFIGSLSLTIYAIGNYVFFTLNFLASVGSLINLYFKFFPRVRTNPKKVNEISSCHEKQAQS; this comes from the coding sequence ATGAAAGAAACTCTTGGGCTTATTGGTTTAATAGCAATTGTGGTGTGTTGGATACCGCAAACATATGAGTCAATAAAGCGCGGTTATACGAACATGAATCTTTATTTCCTTTTGATTTATTTCATTGGTAGTTTATCTCTGACGATTTATGCGATTGGAAATTATGTGTTTTTCACGCTTAATTTTCTTGCTTCTGTTGGAAGTTTAATAAATTTATACTTCAAATTCTTCCCCCGTGTTAGAACAAACCCGAAAAAGGTTAATGAAATTAGTTCTTGCCACGAAAAACAAGCACAAAGTTGA
- a CDS encoding cysteine desulfurase — translation MSLRFPIYLDNHATTPVDPRVLEAMLPYFTEKFGNSASRQHQFGWEAEAAVEMARKQVADLINANPKEIIFTSGATESINLALKGIALAYSEKGKHIITTQIEHKAVLDSCKRLEKMGFKVDYVRVDKYGLVDPDEIKKKITSETILISVMFANNEIGTIEPIEEIGKICSEFGILFHTDAAQALGKIPIDVQRLNIDLMSMSAHKLYGPKGVGALFIKKKMPRIKIVPIIDGGGHEGGLRSGTLNVPGIVGFGKACELAKVEMKDEFERIKKLRDKLQDGIMSSLDDVYLNGHPIQRLPNNLNLSFDGVESEAMLMGMKEIAVSTGSACSSATVEKSHVLKAIGLNDDLIAGAIRFGIGRFNTEEEIDYTINRVVEVVKHLRNISPKYRLKKEMSKI, via the coding sequence ATGAGTTTGCGATTTCCAATATATCTTGATAACCATGCGACGACGCCTGTTGATCCGCGTGTCCTTGAGGCGATGCTTCCTTACTTTACTGAAAAATTTGGGAATTCCGCAAGTCGTCAACATCAATTTGGCTGGGAAGCTGAAGCAGCGGTTGAAATGGCGCGAAAGCAAGTTGCAGATCTAATTAACGCAAATCCAAAAGAAATCATCTTCACAAGCGGGGCAACTGAATCAATAAATTTGGCTCTGAAAGGAATTGCATTAGCTTATTCTGAAAAAGGTAAACATATAATCACCACTCAAATTGAACATAAGGCGGTGCTTGACTCGTGTAAGCGATTGGAAAAGATGGGCTTTAAGGTTGATTATGTTCGTGTTGATAAATATGGGCTCGTTGATCCAGATGAAATTAAGAAAAAAATTACTTCCGAGACTATCCTTATAAGCGTAATGTTTGCAAATAACGAAATCGGGACAATTGAACCAATTGAGGAAATTGGGAAAATATGTTCTGAGTTCGGTATTTTATTCCATACGGATGCAGCACAAGCTCTGGGCAAAATCCCAATTGATGTTCAAAGGTTAAATATTGACCTTATGTCAATGTCTGCACATAAACTTTATGGACCTAAAGGTGTCGGTGCGTTGTTTATAAAAAAGAAGATGCCAAGAATTAAAATTGTACCTATTATTGATGGCGGTGGTCATGAGGGTGGACTAAGGTCTGGGACTTTAAATGTTCCGGGAATCGTTGGGTTTGGGAAAGCATGCGAACTCGCGAAGGTTGAAATGAAAGATGAATTTGAAAGAATTAAAAAGCTTCGTGATAAGCTTCAGGATGGAATTATGAGCTCACTTGATGATGTTTATTTAAATGGTCATCCTATTCAGAGATTGCCCAATAATTTGAATTTGAGTTTTGATGGTGTTGAAAGTGAAGCAATGCTTATGGGGATGAAGGAAATTGCTGTATCCACAGGCTCTGCCTGTTCGTCTGCAACAGTTGAAAAATCGCATGTTTTGAAGGCAATCGGCTTGAATGATGATCTCATCGCAGGGGCTATAAGATTTGGAATCGGAAGATTTAATACAGAGGAAGAGATTGATTATACAATAAATCGTGTTGTTGAAGTTGTCAAACATTTGCGGAATATCTCGCCAAAGTATAGATTAAAAAAAGAAATGTCAAAAATTTAA
- a CDS encoding 3-phenylpropionate/trans-cinnamate dioxygenase ferredoxin subunit — protein MTTAGEYIEIANVNDVRSGEFKVFDVNGESIILINLDGEFFAYKNQCSHMELELSDAEIEGEILTCPWHGAQFNIRTGDVVRLPASEPLEKYEVKVEGDKIFIKI, from the coding sequence ATGACAACTGCTGGTGAATATATTGAAATTGCAAATGTAAATGATGTCAGGAGTGGTGAATTTAAGGTTTTTGATGTAAATGGCGAGTCAATAATTTTGATAAATCTTGATGGTGAATTTTTTGCTTACAAAAATCAGTGCTCACATATGGAACTTGAACTAAGTGATGCGGAGATTGAGGGTGAAATTTTGACATGCCCTTGGCATGGTGCACAGTTTAACATAAGAACTGGTGATGTCGTAAGGCTTCCAGCTTCTGAACCGCTTGAAAAATATGAGGTTAAAGTTGAGGGCGATAAAATCTTTATAAAAATTTAA